One segment of Proteus appendicitidis DNA contains the following:
- a CDS encoding type II toxin-antitoxin system RelB/DinJ family antitoxin, whose translation MTTIQVRVDDELKKEAYQVFEKMNLSPSDAIRLFLRYVSENEKLPFSEVSVVVGEQDEDEDILAVVRERLKKPCKRIRVNIDDL comes from the coding sequence ATGACAACAATACAAGTTAGAGTAGACGATGAGCTAAAAAAAGAAGCTTATCAAGTATTTGAAAAAATGAATCTATCTCCTTCAGATGCTATAAGATTGTTTCTACGTTATGTTTCTGAAAATGAAAAGTTACCTTTCTCTGAAGTTTCTGTCGTTGTTGGTGAACAAGACGAAGATGAGGATATTTTAGCTGTTGTACGTGAGCGTTTGAAGAAACCATGTAAACGTATAAGAGTAAATATTGATGATCTTTAA
- the zur gene encoding zinc uptake transcriptional repressor Zur, producing MNEDKLLAQAEKICQKRGVRLTSQRLAVLRLIMQQPSAISAYDLLDLLRQIEPQAKPPTVYRGLEFLLEQGFIHKIESTNSYVLCHHFDDVEHTSVMLICDRCLSVTEKNSHKIENSISLLAKESGFHLRHSVIEIHGLCSQCHEAQECTHPEGCHHDHSMDDNLKQKKTGDYKPR from the coding sequence ATGAATGAAGATAAATTGCTCGCTCAGGCAGAAAAGATCTGCCAGAAACGAGGTGTTCGCCTGACTTCACAACGTCTGGCAGTATTACGTCTGATAATGCAGCAACCTTCTGCTATCAGCGCATACGACTTATTGGATTTATTACGCCAAATAGAGCCACAAGCAAAACCACCAACCGTCTATCGTGGGTTAGAGTTTTTACTTGAGCAAGGATTTATCCATAAAATTGAATCCACCAACAGTTATGTACTTTGTCATCATTTTGATGATGTTGAACATACGTCAGTAATGCTAATTTGTGATCGTTGTTTATCTGTCACGGAAAAGAACAGTCATAAAATCGAAAATTCAATTTCATTACTGGCAAAAGAGAGTGGATTTCATTTACGACATAGCGTCATCGAAATTCATGGATTGTGTTCACAGTGCCACGAAGCACAAGAGTGTACACATCCGGAAGGTTGTCATCATGATCACAGTATGGATGATAATCTTAAGCAGAAAAAAACCGGTGACTATAAACCTCGTTAA
- the lexA gene encoding transcriptional repressor LexA, with protein MKALTARQQQVYDLVRDHISQTGMPPTRAEIASQLGFRSPNAAEEHLKALARKGVIEIVSGASRGIRLLMEEEPEGLPLIGRVAAGEPLLAQEHIESHYQVDPTLFKPSADFLLRVNGMSMKDIGIMDGDLLAVHKTQDVHNGQVIVARIEDEVTVKRLKKSGNKIELHAENPEFSPIIVDLREQSFTVEGLAVGVIRNGEWL; from the coding sequence ATGAAAGCATTAACTGCAAGGCAGCAGCAGGTTTACGATTTGGTTCGTGATCACATTTCGCAAACGGGTATGCCACCAACACGGGCTGAAATAGCTTCCCAACTTGGGTTTCGCTCACCAAATGCGGCAGAAGAGCACTTAAAAGCTCTTGCTCGTAAAGGTGTGATAGAAATTGTCTCTGGTGCATCCAGAGGTATCCGTTTGCTAATGGAAGAAGAGCCAGAAGGATTGCCATTAATTGGGCGAGTCGCAGCTGGCGAACCACTTTTAGCGCAAGAGCATATTGAAAGCCATTATCAAGTTGACCCAACATTATTTAAACCAAGTGCAGATTTTTTATTGCGCGTTAATGGTATGTCAATGAAAGATATCGGTATTATGGATGGTGATTTACTCGCTGTGCATAAAACGCAAGATGTTCACAACGGGCAAGTCATTGTGGCTCGTATTGAAGATGAAGTGACAGTAAAACGCCTTAAGAAAAGCGGTAATAAAATAGAGCTTCATGCAGAAAACCCTGAGTTTTCGCCTATTATCGTCGATTTACGCGAACAAAGCTTTACTGTGGAAGGTTTAGCCGTTGGGGTTATTCGTAACGGCGAATGGCTGTAA
- a CDS encoding diacylglycerol kinase, whose protein sequence is MANQNKGLTRIIKAGGYSYKGIRAAWINEAAFRQEAIVTLVAIILSFFIDVSGLERILLIGSVVLVVILELVNSAIEAVVDRIGSEYHELSGRAKDMGSAAVLLAIILGLFTWVTILWGHFFA, encoded by the coding sequence ATGGCTAATCAAAATAAAGGTCTTACCCGAATCATTAAAGCTGGTGGCTATTCATACAAAGGCATTCGTGCCGCTTGGATTAATGAAGCCGCTTTTAGACAAGAAGCTATTGTGACCTTGGTTGCAATTATCCTTTCATTTTTCATCGATGTCAGTGGTCTAGAGCGCATTTTACTCATTGGTTCCGTTGTGTTGGTTGTGATCTTGGAACTGGTAAATAGTGCGATAGAAGCCGTTGTCGATCGAATTGGATCTGAATACCACGAATTATCCGGACGTGCAAAAGATATGGGCTCTGCCGCCGTTCTGCTCGCTATTATATTGGGATTATTTACTTGGGTAACCATTCTTTGGGGGCATTTCTTCGCATAA
- a CDS encoding type II toxin-antitoxin system RelE family toxin: MIFNIEFDKRALKEWQKLDQSIKEQFKKKLKKLQENPYIESARLKGDLSGCYKIKLRASGFRLVYQIIDSEVVILVIAIGKREESKAYSLAEMRIQK, encoded by the coding sequence ATGATCTTTAATATTGAGTTTGATAAGCGTGCATTAAAAGAATGGCAGAAACTTGATCAAAGCATTAAAGAACAATTTAAAAAGAAATTAAAAAAATTACAGGAAAACCCTTATATAGAGTCTGCTCGCTTAAAAGGTGATCTCTCGGGTTGCTATAAGATTAAATTACGAGCATCTGGTTTTCGATTGGTTTACCAAATCATTGATTCAGAAGTCGTTATTTTAGTTATTGCTATTGGTAAGCGTGAAGAAAGTAAAGCGTATTCATTAGCTGAAATGAGAATTCAAAAGTAG